A genomic segment from Actinomadura hallensis encodes:
- a CDS encoding acyl-CoA dehydrogenase family protein, producing the protein MTDERVLDDLRSSVRAFLASRDFTPAVDSWHAGWDEDFTRALAGRGWVGMTIPEEYGGAGRTFMERFVVTEELLAAGAPVAAHWIADRQTAPSLLAYGTEEQKREFLPAIARGECYFGIGMSEPDSGSDLASVRTTAERADGGWVLNGTKVWTTGAHRAHAFLVLARTAPYDPSARHDGLSQFIVDLRAPGVTVSPIETMGGEHHFNEVALTGVFVPDDRLLGREGDGWRQVTSELGYERSGPERFLSTLPLLDRAAAATRRGEVPRHPDLGRHLARVAGLRHMSRDVARTLQEGRPADVDAALVKVLGTTLEGDIVEFADHLGMTDPLLTTAQLRRAGFTLRGGTNEILRGVIARGLGLR; encoded by the coding sequence ATGACGGACGAACGGGTGCTGGATGATCTGCGTTCCTCCGTCCGCGCGTTCCTGGCCTCCCGCGACTTCACCCCGGCCGTCGACTCCTGGCACGCCGGGTGGGACGAGGACTTCACCCGCGCGCTGGCCGGACGCGGCTGGGTCGGCATGACGATCCCCGAGGAGTACGGGGGCGCCGGGCGGACCTTCATGGAACGGTTCGTCGTCACCGAGGAGCTGCTGGCGGCGGGGGCGCCGGTCGCCGCGCACTGGATCGCCGACCGGCAGACCGCCCCGTCCCTGCTGGCCTACGGCACCGAGGAGCAGAAGCGGGAGTTCCTGCCGGCGATCGCGCGGGGCGAATGCTACTTCGGCATCGGCATGAGCGAGCCGGACTCCGGCTCGGACCTGGCGAGCGTCCGCACCACCGCCGAGCGCGCCGACGGCGGCTGGGTCCTGAACGGCACCAAGGTGTGGACGACCGGCGCGCACCGCGCCCACGCCTTCCTCGTCCTGGCCCGCACCGCGCCCTACGACCCGTCAGCGCGCCACGACGGCCTCAGCCAGTTCATCGTCGATCTGCGCGCCCCCGGCGTGACCGTGAGCCCGATCGAGACGATGGGCGGCGAGCACCACTTCAACGAGGTCGCGCTCACCGGCGTGTTCGTCCCCGACGACCGGCTGCTCGGCCGGGAGGGGGACGGCTGGCGGCAGGTCACCTCCGAACTCGGCTACGAACGCAGCGGCCCCGAACGCTTCCTGTCCACCCTGCCGCTGCTGGACCGGGCGGCCGCGGCGACCCGGCGCGGCGAGGTGCCCCGCCACCCCGACCTGGGCCGCCACCTGGCCCGCGTCGCCGGGCTGCGGCACATGTCCCGGGACGTGGCCCGCACCCTTCAGGAGGGCCGGCCCGCCGACGTCGACGCCGCGCTGGTCAAAGTGCTCGGAACCACCCTGGAGGGCGACATCGTCGAGTTCGCCGACCACCTCGGCATGACCGACCCGCTGCTGACCACCGCCCAACTGCGCCGCGCCGGATTCACCCTGCGCGGCGGCACCAACGAGATCCTGCGCGGCGTCATCGCGCGGGGGCTGGGGCTGCGATGA
- a CDS encoding cation diffusion facilitator family transporter: MSAEGSTRAVITALGANLGIATTKFVAFLLTGSSSMLAESIHSVADSSNQALLLIGGKRARRDATEEHPFGYGRERYIYAFIVAIVLFSLGGLFALYEAWHKIRDPHGITAWHWVPIVVLLVAIVLESVALRTAVRESNRSRGRASWVQFVRRSKSPELPVILLEDAGALIGLVFALAGVGLTLITGNGVWDGLGTAAIGVLLTAIAIVLAAEVKSLLIGESASAEQVRLIREAIVASRDVPAVIHMRTMHLGPEELLVAAKVAVDLRDDAREVAQAINDAEERIRRAVPIARLIYLEPDVLRTEE, encoded by the coding sequence ATGAGCGCCGAAGGAAGCACCAGGGCCGTCATCACCGCGCTCGGCGCGAACCTCGGGATCGCGACCACCAAGTTCGTGGCGTTCCTCCTGACGGGCTCGTCGTCGATGCTGGCCGAGTCGATCCACTCGGTGGCGGACTCCAGCAACCAGGCGCTGCTGCTGATCGGCGGGAAGCGCGCCCGGCGCGACGCCACCGAGGAGCATCCGTTCGGGTACGGGCGGGAACGGTACATCTATGCGTTCATCGTCGCGATCGTGCTGTTCAGCCTCGGCGGGCTGTTCGCGCTGTACGAGGCGTGGCACAAGATCCGCGACCCGCACGGCATCACGGCCTGGCACTGGGTGCCGATCGTCGTGCTGCTGGTGGCGATCGTCCTGGAGTCGGTGGCGTTGCGCACGGCGGTGAGGGAGTCCAACCGCAGCCGGGGCAGGGCGAGCTGGGTGCAGTTCGTCCGGCGGTCCAAGTCGCCCGAGCTGCCGGTGATCCTGCTGGAGGACGCCGGCGCGCTGATCGGCCTGGTGTTCGCGCTCGCCGGCGTCGGGCTCACGCTGATCACCGGCAACGGCGTCTGGGACGGCCTCGGCACCGCGGCGATCGGCGTCCTGCTCACGGCCATCGCGATCGTGCTGGCCGCCGAGGTGAAGAGCCTGCTGATCGGCGAGTCCGCGTCCGCCGAGCAGGTGCGGCTGATCCGGGAGGCGATCGTGGCGAGCCGCGACGTCCCCGCGGTCATCCACATGCGGACCATGCACCTCGGACCGGAGGAGCTGCTGGTGGCCGCGAAGGTCGCCGTGGACCTGCGGGACGACGCCCGGGAGGTCGCGCAGGCGATCAACGACGCCGAGGAGCGCATCCGGCGCGCCGTGCCGATCGCCCGGCTGATCTACCTGGAACCCGACGTCCTGCGCACCGAGGAGTGA
- a CDS encoding BlaI/MecI/CopY family transcriptional regulator: MARNRNRSRRPLGQLEAEVLAALAGLGGSARTAELVERLDGEPAYTTVNTILHRLHEKGLVTRTRAGRHYHYRLAVDESALVADRMHEHLRHASDPVSVLNRFVRTLTTEEARHLRAMLEGPEGRE, translated from the coding sequence GTGGCGCGCAACCGCAACAGGTCACGCAGGCCGCTCGGGCAGCTGGAGGCCGAGGTCCTCGCCGCGCTGGCGGGTCTCGGCGGCTCGGCCAGGACGGCGGAGCTGGTCGAGCGGCTGGACGGCGAACCGGCGTACACGACCGTCAACACGATCCTGCACCGGCTGCACGAGAAGGGCCTGGTCACGCGGACCCGGGCCGGGCGGCACTACCACTACCGGCTCGCCGTGGACGAGTCGGCGCTGGTCGCCGACCGGATGCACGAGCACCTGCGGCACGCGAGCGACCCCGTGAGCGTGCTGAACCGGTTCGTCCGGACGCTCACCACCGAGGAGGCCCGCCACCTCCGCGCGATGCTCGAAGGCCCGGAGGGCCGCGAGTGA
- a CDS encoding M56 family metallopeptidase, with protein sequence MSWVTLAPLSLMLALGTVLGRAPLPLHPSWSARLLATTCATTAVAALGTGAVVSVNYAATLAPAAAGRVPEWALFGDDSPVPHPVGLPAALLTAAGLLAVARTAAAWRAELRGARAQMREPLATDVPIALAVPGRRGGVVLSRGMLRGFTAEELHVVLQHETSHLRHRHHRYAASGALLRAVLPPLRPLSERLRLAVERWADEDAAEAVGDRALVARTIAKAALAHPPAPGPAGAFADSGVVQRVEALLGAPPGRNTVTGPLLCMGNGFVTSSLTSVTLHLDHAAACVLPLLAAR encoded by the coding sequence GTGAGCTGGGTCACCCTCGCGCCGCTGTCCCTCATGCTGGCGCTGGGCACGGTGCTGGGCCGGGCGCCGTTACCGCTCCATCCGTCCTGGTCGGCGCGGCTGCTGGCCACCACCTGCGCGACGACCGCCGTCGCCGCGCTCGGCACCGGCGCCGTCGTCTCCGTCAACTACGCCGCGACGCTGGCACCGGCCGCCGCCGGGCGCGTCCCCGAGTGGGCGCTGTTCGGGGACGACAGCCCCGTCCCCCACCCGGTGGGCCTGCCCGCGGCGCTGCTGACCGCCGCCGGGCTGCTGGCCGTCGCCCGGACCGCCGCCGCCTGGCGGGCCGAGCTGCGCGGCGCGCGGGCGCAGATGCGCGAACCCCTCGCCACCGACGTCCCGATAGCGCTCGCGGTCCCCGGACGCCGCGGCGGGGTGGTGCTGTCGCGGGGCATGCTCCGCGGGTTCACGGCGGAGGAGCTCCACGTGGTGCTCCAGCACGAGACGTCCCATCTGCGGCACCGGCACCACCGCTACGCCGCGTCCGGCGCGCTGCTCCGCGCGGTGCTTCCGCCGCTGCGTCCGCTGAGCGAACGGCTGCGGCTCGCCGTCGAGCGGTGGGCCGACGAGGACGCGGCCGAGGCGGTCGGCGACCGCGCCCTCGTCGCCCGCACGATCGCGAAGGCCGCCCTCGCCCACCCGCCCGCCCCGGGCCCGGCCGGGGCGTTCGCCGACTCCGGCGTCGTCCAGCGCGTCGAGGCACTGCTCGGCGCCCCGCCGGGCCGGAACACCGTCACGGGCCCGCTGCTGTGCATGGGCAACGGCTTCGTCACCAGCTCGCTGACCAGCGTGACCCTGCACCTCGACCACGCCGCGGCCTGCGTCCTGCCGCTCCTGGCCGCTCGCTGA